One window from the genome of Mycolicibacterium gadium encodes:
- a CDS encoding zinc-dependent metalloprotease — MSTSTSLSVGHAVDWKFAADVGQKLVRPGPDASDYTRRQVIDQLTESSRNAEVPVREVTGLIEGGAIPEARIVDRPQWIKAATNSMRVMTGGTEEPKSFIGGRITGVQTGAVLAYVSQGILGQYDPFGGDGGELLLVYPNVIGVERQLRVDPSDFRLWVCLHEVTHRVQFRANPWLADHMSQSLAVLTQDAGDDIGQMVGRLAGYLRSRRDYVVDAETEPNSSGMIGLMRAVQAEPQRKALDQLLVLGTLLEGHADHVMDAVGPKVVPSVATIRRRFDERRQRKQPPLQRIMRALLGFDAKLSQYTRGKAFVDHVVSRVGMTRFNAVWSSPETLPLPLEIDKPQRWIDRVL; from the coding sequence ATGAGTACCTCCACATCGCTCAGCGTCGGCCACGCCGTCGACTGGAAGTTCGCCGCCGACGTCGGCCAGAAGCTGGTGCGGCCGGGTCCGGACGCCTCGGACTACACCCGACGCCAGGTGATCGACCAACTCACGGAGTCATCCCGCAACGCCGAGGTGCCGGTGCGTGAGGTAACCGGGCTCATCGAGGGCGGCGCGATCCCCGAAGCTCGCATCGTCGACCGTCCTCAGTGGATCAAGGCGGCAACGAACTCGATGCGGGTGATGACCGGCGGTACCGAGGAACCCAAGAGTTTCATCGGCGGCCGGATCACCGGTGTGCAGACCGGGGCGGTGCTCGCCTACGTGTCGCAGGGCATCCTCGGTCAGTACGACCCGTTCGGTGGCGACGGTGGTGAGCTCCTGCTGGTGTATCCCAACGTCATCGGTGTCGAACGCCAATTGCGGGTTGACCCAAGCGATTTCAGGTTGTGGGTGTGTCTGCACGAAGTCACCCACCGGGTGCAGTTCCGGGCCAATCCGTGGCTGGCCGACCATATGTCGCAGTCGCTGGCGGTACTCACCCAGGACGCCGGCGACGACATCGGACAGATGGTGGGCAGGCTGGCCGGCTATCTGCGCAGCCGGCGCGACTATGTGGTTGACGCTGAAACGGAACCGAATTCGTCCGGCATGATCGGCCTGATGCGGGCCGTGCAGGCCGAACCGCAGCGCAAAGCGCTGGACCAACTGCTCGTGCTCGGCACGCTGCTGGAGGGCCACGCCGATCACGTGATGGACGCGGTCGGGCCCAAAGTGGTGCCGTCCGTGGCGACGATCCGGCGGCGCTTCGACGAACGGCGCCAACGCAAACAGCCGCCGCTGCAGCGAATCATGCGGGCGCTGCTCGGATTCGACGCCAAGCTCAGCCAGTACACCCGCGGTAAGGCGTTCGTCGACCACGTGGTGTCCCGGGTCGGGATGACGCGGTTCAACGCGGTCTGGTCCAGTCCTGAAACCTTGCCGCTGCCTCTGGAAATCGACAAGCCACAACGGTGGATCGACAGAGTCCTGTAG
- the dacB gene encoding D-alanyl-D-alanine carboxypeptidase/D-alanyl-D-alanine endopeptidase, whose translation MRPTTWRRSTHALIAAAVLVLVAVVVAVSALLSGGGSPDAAAVRPTPAAATANPGIVPVADSAPKPTPDRLAAVLAPALADPNLGKFTGRISDAITGAELWAQGADVPMQPASTNKTLTAAAALLALDRDDRLITRVFSTDKVGVVVLKGGGDQTLSAAAPDEETWYRDAARISDLAEQVEDAGIEPTSVQVDVSAYTGPTMAPGWDPLDIDGGDIAPMESVMLDGGRTQPVSVDSTRSKTPALDAGRALAAALDVDPRKVTVVPGAARGGQEIGSVQSPPLIDRLRDMMNASDNVMAESIGREIAAEVGLPQSFAGAVQAVLGELDDAKIDTTNARLFDSSGLSVDDRLTAETLDEVVNAAAGSAEPRLRPLVETLPIAGGSGTLSNRYLDTDAGRSAAGFLRAKTGSLTGTNSLAGIITDASGRVLTFAFISNDAGPTGRVALDTLAAAMRKCGCSA comes from the coding sequence ATGCGGCCAACCACGTGGAGGCGGTCCACCCACGCGCTGATCGCCGCGGCGGTGCTGGTACTTGTCGCCGTCGTCGTTGCGGTGTCGGCCCTGCTGAGCGGCGGGGGTTCACCCGACGCGGCGGCTGTCAGGCCGACGCCGGCGGCGGCGACCGCGAACCCGGGCATCGTGCCCGTCGCCGATTCGGCCCCCAAGCCGACCCCCGACCGGCTGGCCGCTGTGCTCGCGCCCGCGCTGGCCGATCCGAACCTGGGCAAGTTCACCGGCCGCATCAGCGATGCGATCACCGGCGCCGAATTGTGGGCACAGGGCGCCGACGTGCCGATGCAGCCCGCGTCGACCAACAAGACGCTGACGGCCGCTGCGGCGCTGCTCGCTCTCGACCGCGACGACCGGCTGATCACCCGCGTCTTCAGTACCGACAAGGTCGGCGTCGTCGTTTTGAAAGGCGGCGGTGACCAGACGCTGTCCGCCGCCGCCCCGGACGAGGAGACCTGGTATCGCGATGCCGCGCGCATCAGCGATCTGGCCGAACAGGTGGAGGACGCAGGAATCGAGCCCACCTCGGTGCAGGTGGACGTGAGCGCCTACACCGGCCCGACGATGGCGCCCGGCTGGGATCCGTTGGACATCGACGGCGGAGACATCGCGCCGATGGAATCGGTGATGCTCGACGGTGGCCGCACCCAACCGGTGAGCGTCGATTCCACCCGCTCCAAGACGCCGGCGCTGGATGCCGGTCGCGCGTTGGCGGCGGCGCTGGACGTCGACCCCAGGAAGGTGACGGTGGTGCCGGGCGCCGCGCGCGGCGGCCAGGAGATCGGGTCGGTACAGTCGCCCCCGCTCATCGATCGCCTGCGCGACATGATGAACGCATCGGACAACGTGATGGCCGAGTCGATCGGCCGGGAGATCGCCGCCGAGGTCGGGCTTCCGCAGAGTTTCGCCGGTGCGGTGCAGGCGGTGCTCGGTGAACTCGACGACGCCAAGATCGACACCACCAACGCCAGGCTCTTCGACTCCAGCGGGCTGTCCGTCGACGACCGGCTGACCGCGGAGACGCTCGACGAGGTCGTGAACGCGGCCGCGGGCAGCGCCGAACCCAGGCTGCGGCCGCTGGTCGAAACGCTGCCGATCGCGGGAGGCAGCGGCACACTGTCCAACCGCTATCTCGACACCGATGCGGGCCGGTCGGCCGCCGGTTTCCTACGGGCCAAGACCGGATCGCTGACGGGCACCAACTCGTTGGCGGGCATCATCACCGACGCCAGTGGACGGGTGCTCACCTTCGCCTTCATCTCCAACGACGCCGGGCCGACGGGCCGCGTCGCCCTGGACACGCTGGCCGCGGCCATGCGGAAGTGCGGGTGCAGCGCATGA
- a CDS encoding inorganic diphosphatase, whose translation MEFDVVIEIPKGSRNKYEVDHDSGRVKLDRYLYTSMAYPADYGFFENTLGEDGDPLDALVLLPESVFPGCIVEARPVAMFQMTDEAGGDDKLLCVPAGDGRWDHIQDLEDVPAYELDAIKHFFVHYKDLEPGKFVKAADWVGREKAEAELKASVERFKTAGH comes from the coding sequence GTGGAGTTCGACGTAGTCATCGAGATCCCGAAGGGTTCGCGCAACAAGTACGAAGTGGACCACGACTCCGGGCGGGTGAAGCTCGATCGCTACCTGTACACCTCGATGGCCTACCCGGCCGATTACGGCTTCTTCGAGAACACGCTCGGCGAGGACGGCGATCCGCTGGACGCGCTGGTGTTGCTGCCGGAGTCGGTGTTTCCGGGCTGCATCGTCGAGGCGCGGCCGGTCGCGATGTTCCAGATGACCGACGAGGCCGGCGGCGACGACAAGCTGCTGTGTGTGCCCGCCGGCGACGGCCGCTGGGACCACATCCAGGATCTCGAAGACGTGCCCGCATACGAACTCGACGCGATCAAGCACTTCTTCGTGCACTACAAGGACCTCGAGCCGGGCAAGTTCGTCAAGGCCGCCGACTGGGTGGGACGCGAAAAGGCCGAGGCCGAACTGAAGGCCTCGGTCGAGCGGTTCAAGACCGCCGGTCACTGA
- a CDS encoding 2-oxo-4-hydroxy-4-carboxy-5-ureidoimidazoline decarboxylase: MHQGIGLEAFNAMPMRRAVHAIYECCYSVPLAADLCRGRPFANHDELFRSADALLFGLSEESIDTILQAYPDIGRRPGSEKSAAEQCAIWCDQPEVMAQLGEASERYLAHFGFGFIMFVNGYTAQDVLSTMSDRLHNDIETERKVVRNELARINRTRLERMLGPEGGYDNW; encoded by the coding sequence ATGCATCAGGGGATCGGCCTGGAGGCGTTCAACGCCATGCCGATGCGGCGCGCGGTGCATGCCATCTACGAGTGCTGCTACAGCGTGCCGCTGGCAGCGGATTTGTGCCGTGGTCGGCCATTTGCCAACCACGACGAACTCTTCCGGTCGGCCGACGCGCTGCTGTTCGGGCTCTCCGAGGAGTCGATCGACACGATCCTGCAGGCCTACCCCGACATCGGACGCAGGCCGGGCAGCGAGAAGTCAGCGGCCGAGCAGTGCGCCATCTGGTGCGATCAGCCCGAGGTGATGGCCCAGCTCGGAGAGGCCTCGGAACGCTACCTGGCGCACTTCGGCTTCGGCTTCATCATGTTCGTCAACGGATACACCGCGCAGGACGTGCTGTCGACGATGTCGGACCGGCTGCACAACGACATCGAGACCGAACGCAAGGTCGTGCGCAACGAACTCGCCCGCATCAACCGCACACGTCTCGAGCGCATGCTGGGCCCCGAGGGCGGCTACGACAACTGGTGA
- a CDS encoding serine hydrolase domain-containing protein yields MHEVLQGYCDPRFDKVAEALADEITRGEELGASIAVDIDGEYVVDIWGGHADRAKTVPWSENTIVNFWSCTKTITALAALMLIDRRLLDPYAPVAEYWPEFAQNGKQDIEIRHLLAHTSGVSGWDMPFDVDDVYDWEKSTSLLAGQAPWWEPGTASGYHAINYGHLIGEVIRRISGKTLKAFVREEIAGPLDADVQIGARAEDDPRIAELIPPPPLDLPYDALPADHPMLKTFAAFRAAPDFAAIAETTAWRRADIGGANGHGNARALARALSPISLGGKANGVQLLSPATIDLIFEEQSNGVDQVLFTPLRFGIGFGLPTPDSVPAVPEGKICWWGGWGGSAIVMNPEHRATFAYVMNKMGPGTVGTDRTNRYARLFYEALA; encoded by the coding sequence ATGCATGAAGTACTGCAGGGCTACTGTGATCCGCGCTTCGACAAGGTCGCCGAGGCGCTCGCCGACGAAATCACCCGGGGTGAGGAACTCGGCGCATCGATCGCCGTTGACATCGACGGCGAGTACGTCGTCGACATTTGGGGCGGCCATGCGGACCGCGCCAAGACCGTGCCGTGGTCCGAGAACACCATCGTCAACTTCTGGTCGTGCACGAAGACAATCACAGCACTTGCGGCGTTGATGCTCATCGACCGGCGCCTGCTCGATCCCTACGCTCCCGTCGCCGAGTACTGGCCGGAGTTCGCCCAGAACGGCAAGCAGGACATCGAGATACGTCACCTCTTGGCCCACACGTCGGGGGTGTCTGGATGGGATATGCCCTTCGACGTCGACGACGTCTACGACTGGGAGAAGTCGACCAGCCTCCTCGCTGGGCAGGCGCCGTGGTGGGAACCGGGTACGGCTTCGGGCTACCACGCGATCAACTATGGGCATCTGATCGGTGAGGTGATCCGGCGAATCAGCGGCAAGACTCTCAAGGCTTTCGTTCGCGAGGAGATCGCCGGTCCACTCGACGCGGACGTCCAGATCGGCGCCCGCGCCGAGGACGACCCGCGCATCGCCGAGCTGATTCCGCCGCCGCCTCTCGATCTGCCGTACGACGCGTTGCCCGCGGACCACCCGATGCTGAAGACATTCGCGGCGTTTCGGGCTGCCCCGGACTTCGCAGCGATAGCCGAGACCACTGCGTGGCGCCGGGCGGACATCGGGGGCGCGAACGGGCATGGCAACGCCCGGGCACTGGCCCGCGCGTTGTCGCCGATCTCGTTGGGCGGTAAGGCAAACGGCGTTCAGCTACTCAGCCCGGCAACCATCGACTTGATCTTCGAGGAGCAATCCAACGGCGTCGACCAGGTGCTCTTCACGCCACTACGGTTCGGTATCGGCTTCGGACTGCCCACTCCGGACAGCGTTCCCGCCGTTCCCGAGGGCAAGATCTGTTGGTGGGGAGGGTGGGGCGGTTCGGCGATCGTGATGAACCCCGAACATCGGGCCACGTTCGCTTATGTGATGAACAAGATGGGTCCCGGCACGGTCGGTACCGACCGAACGAACCGGTACGCGCGCCTCTTCTACGAGGCGTTGGCCTGA
- a CDS encoding TerC family protein, whose product MNVSQLEWIITLGVTVAILLFDVIIIGRRPHEPSRRETATYLTIYITLAVGFGIWVWFFHGSQFGLEFFTGWLTEYSLSVDNLFIFLIIMASFNVPRKYQQQALLVGIILALIFRGIFIALGAVAINQFSWIFYAFGAFLVYTAITLVRDTDHDDDAENFVVRFARKHLSLTDEWHGLKMWIKDNGKRLMTPMFLVIVALGTTDLLFALDSIPAIYGLTREPYLVFTANVFALMGLRQLYFLLGDLLKRLVYLSQGLAIILAFIGVKLILHALHENELPFINGGEHVPVPEIPTLASLGVIVVTLLITTVASLYKTRVHDVKNGSDGVAETGDTGKGTAPEATEKSVDSH is encoded by the coding sequence GTGAACGTTTCTCAACTCGAGTGGATCATCACGCTGGGCGTGACGGTCGCGATTCTGCTGTTCGACGTCATCATCATCGGGCGCCGGCCGCACGAACCGTCGAGGCGCGAAACCGCGACTTACCTCACCATCTACATCACGCTGGCGGTGGGCTTCGGTATCTGGGTGTGGTTCTTCCACGGCAGCCAGTTCGGCCTGGAGTTCTTCACGGGCTGGCTCACCGAGTACAGCCTGTCGGTGGACAACCTGTTCATCTTCTTGATCATCATGGCGAGCTTCAACGTGCCGAGGAAGTACCAGCAGCAGGCACTGCTGGTCGGCATCATTCTGGCGCTGATCTTCCGCGGCATCTTCATCGCGCTCGGCGCGGTGGCCATCAACCAGTTCTCGTGGATCTTCTACGCATTCGGCGCTTTCCTGGTCTACACCGCGATCACGCTCGTCCGCGACACCGACCACGACGACGACGCCGAGAACTTCGTGGTGCGCTTCGCACGTAAGCATCTGAGCCTGACCGACGAGTGGCACGGCCTGAAGATGTGGATCAAGGACAACGGCAAGCGACTGATGACGCCGATGTTCCTGGTGATCGTTGCTCTCGGCACCACCGACCTGCTCTTCGCGCTGGACTCGATCCCCGCGATCTACGGCCTGACGCGCGAGCCGTACCTGGTGTTCACGGCGAACGTGTTCGCGCTGATGGGTCTGCGTCAGCTGTACTTCCTACTCGGCGACCTGTTGAAGCGGCTGGTCTACCTGTCGCAGGGCCTGGCCATCATCCTCGCGTTCATCGGTGTGAAGCTGATCCTGCATGCGCTGCACGAGAACGAGCTGCCGTTCATCAACGGTGGTGAGCATGTGCCGGTGCCCGAGATCCCGACGTTGGCGAGCCTCGGCGTGATCGTCGTGACGCTGCTCATCACGACCGTCGCCAGCCTGTACAAGACGCGCGTGCACGACGTGAAGAACGGCAGCGACGGCGTGGCCGAGACCGGCGATACCGGAAAGGGCACCGCGCCGGAGGCAACCGAGAAATCGGTGGATTCGCACTGA